A genomic region of Alnus glutinosa chromosome 11, dhAlnGlut1.1, whole genome shotgun sequence contains the following coding sequences:
- the LOC133882235 gene encoding uncharacterized protein LOC133882235: MILFKLHQSSPSFPISQTTPLCLSLTPPQFPILPLSPTPHKTTVFLKPNPFSFPIPLSNPTFKLFSVSKAEAPIAGNEGGYTKPSPELEDLSPNGAVYRKTLALVECSMFTALTGLVYFLSNSLAIENYFGCVFSLPIVISSMRWGVAAGRKTMVATTMLLLVLSGPVKALTYLLRHGIVGFTMGTLWRSGANWTLSILLCTIVRAIGAVGYVLITSFLLRENILALITINIHTSLTFLLTATGINTIPSMNVIYAIFATLVLLNCGCFIFLLHILYSVFLTRLGMKASLRLPRWIERAV, encoded by the exons ATGATTCTGTTCAAGCTTCATCAATCCTCTCCATCGTTCCCTATTTCCCAAACTACccctctctgcctctctctcacCCCACCTCAATTTCCAATTCTACCCCTCTCTCCAACCCCTCACAAAACCACAGTTTTCCTTAAACCCAACCCCTTCTCTTTCCCAATCCCTCTCTCCAATCCCACCTTCAAATTGTTTAGTGTTTCGAAAGCTGAAGCACCGATTGCTGGCAATGAAGGAGGCTACACCAAACCTTCACCGGAGCTGGAAGACTTGTCTCCAAACGGCGCCGTTTATCGGAAGACACTGGCATTGGTGGAGTGCTCCATGTTCACCGCGCTCACCGGCTTGGTTTACTTCTTGAGCAATTCTCTCGCAATTGAG AATTACTTTGGCTGTGTCTTCTCGTTGCCAATAGTAATCTCCTCAATGAGATGGGGCGTTGCAGCTGGAAGGAAAACTATG GTGGCAACAACCATGCTATTACTTGTCTTGTCTGGTCCAGTGAAAGCCTTAACCTATCTG CTTAGGCATGGAATAGTTGGCTTCACAATGGGTACTTTGTGGAG GTCAGGAGCAAATTGGACTCTTTCAATTTTGTTGTGCACAATC GTTCGAGCAATTGGTGCTGTGGGATATGTCTTAATAACTTCATTCTTGCTAAGAGAAAACATACTTGCTTTG ATCACCATAAACATTCATACTTCTCTGACATTCCTTCTCACTGCTACGGGCATTAATACAATTCCATCGATGAATGTGATATATGCCATATTTGCAACCTTG GTTTTACTGAATTGTGGATGCTTCATATTCTTGCTCCACATTTTGTATTCTGTGTTCCTTACCAGGCTTGGGATGAAGGCTTCACTGAGATTGCCAAGATGGATAGAGAGGGCTGTATAA
- the LOC133882236 gene encoding uncharacterized protein LOC133882236, with amino-acid sequence MIWLSYEIFEIFDKGMEVDLNVVQEKSTEYAEAKKLAIEEASKGVDVIDIKHILEDKKLIGDEMEKIIDDWNVQRDIFNQQRGFSQQPPEEQQQLLLLQQEEQQQHQDDEDFDQEDEDFDQLERLLSKA; translated from the exons ATGATCTGGTTGTCTTATgagatttttgagatttttgataAG GGTATGGAAGTTGACTTGAATGTTGTCCAGGAAAAGTCAACAGAATATGCAGAGGCCAAGAAATTGGCCATTGAAG AGGCCAGCAAGGGAGTGGATGTTATAGACATAAAGCACATATTAGAGGATAAAAAATTGATTGGAgatgaaatggagaagatcatAGATGACTGGAATGTCCAAAGAGATATTTTTAATCAACAAAGAGGATTCAGCCAGCAACCTCCTGAAGAACAACAGCAGCTCCTGCTGCTACAACAAGAAGAGCAACAGCAACATCAAGATGATGAAGACTTTGATCAGGAAGATGAAGACTTTGATCAGTTGGAACGATTGCTATCCAAAGCATAA